A stretch of DNA from Maridesulfovibrio sp.:
GATTATTCGCCCGAACCGTTGTGTGCCGGGGTTTACCGCCGGATGGATATGGAGTAAGTGCGGGGTATGAAATTTACGGTACTAACATTTGGTTGTCAGATGAACGTTCATGATTCCGACTGGCTCATAAGGGCCATGGAGAGCCGCGGGTGGCGGGCTGTCGAGGAATCTGAAGCAAATATATTTATTATCAACACCTGCTCCGTGCGGGAAAAACCGGAACAGAAAGTCTACAGTGTGCTGGGAAGGCTGGCTCCTTTATGCAAAAATCCCGGTGAGTTTGTAGCCATAGGCGGTTGCGTTGCCCAGCAGATCGGCAAAGGATTCATGGAGAAATTCCCCCATGTTCGGCTTGTTTTCGGCAGTGATGGAATTTCCAAGGCGCCTGATGCCTTGGAAGAGCTTGCGGTCGACCATGAAAAGAGTCTTGTCTTGACCGATTTTGTTCCGGAATATCCCGAGCGAAAAGGGGGCGGGTTTACCGGAAACACCGATCTTGTTCCCTACGGAATCGGGACAGTCCCCGGACAGGCTTTTGTAAACATCATGCAGGGGTGCGACAACTTCTGCGCCTATTGCATCGTTCCGTACACAAGGGGCCGTCAGAAGTCCCGTTCTTCCTCGGCTGTCATAGATGAATGCCGTTCTCTGGTCGATGCCGGAATCCGCGAGATAACCCTGCTTGGACAGAACGTGAATAGCTTTGGGCTGGATAAGAAGGGGGCCGACCTGAGTTTTGCGCAGCTTCTTTACGAGATATCTGCCATAAAAGGTCTTGAACGGATTCGGTTCACGACTTCCCACCCCAAGGACATTGCGCCTGAAGTTATCCGGGCCTTTGGTGAACTGCCCAATCTGTGCCCGAATCTGCACCTGCCGGTTCAGTCCGGTTCCGACCGCATTCTTAAAAAAATGGGCCGTAAGTATGACCGGGCCAGATATCTGGGGATTGTGGCCGGACTGCGCGAAGTCTGCCCTGAAATTGCTCTTACCACGGATATTATTGTAGGATTCCCCGGTGAAACGGATGAAGATTTCGAGCAGACCATGGATATTATGGAACAGGTGCGCTACGAAAGCAGCTTTTCCTTTAAATATTCCGACAGGCCCGGAGTCGCAGCAGTAAGGATGCAGCCCAAGGTTGACGAGCAAGTGGCACAAAACAGACTTGCTCGCTTGCAGGAAAGGCAAAACCGTATTACTAGAAAAAGTCTAGAGGCCCTTGTTGGGAATGAGATGGTTGTTCTGC
This window harbors:
- the miaB gene encoding tRNA (N6-isopentenyl adenosine(37)-C2)-methylthiotransferase MiaB produces the protein MKFTVLTFGCQMNVHDSDWLIRAMESRGWRAVEESEANIFIINTCSVREKPEQKVYSVLGRLAPLCKNPGEFVAIGGCVAQQIGKGFMEKFPHVRLVFGSDGISKAPDALEELAVDHEKSLVLTDFVPEYPERKGGGFTGNTDLVPYGIGTVPGQAFVNIMQGCDNFCAYCIVPYTRGRQKSRSSSAVIDECRSLVDAGIREITLLGQNVNSFGLDKKGADLSFAQLLYEISAIKGLERIRFTTSHPKDIAPEVIRAFGELPNLCPNLHLPVQSGSDRILKKMGRKYDRARYLGIVAGLREVCPEIALTTDIIVGFPGETDEDFEQTMDIMEQVRYESSFSFKYSDRPGVAAVRMQPKVDEQVAQNRLARLQERQNRITRKSLEALVGNEMVVLLERTSKRQEAGGVAWRGKDPGGRVVNVHFDGMDEAVNLAGKLVRVKVSESKNHSLVGSRLGEPW